Proteins encoded within one genomic window of Leucoraja erinacea ecotype New England chromosome 24, Leri_hhj_1, whole genome shotgun sequence:
- the LOC129708937 gene encoding uncharacterized protein LOC129708937: MAGDENKTDPVTLCGDSGAGNQPCGSFKCLNMGLQRWIGFMVLVEMVWQVSATGTGPISREWGEEANLAGRNARSYWHVNNEQLPRCTDKPDSAGDHPLIISLQVAVVSPSGSITLPCKLSKNYSKPTLVTWKKDGVAIATYHSWFSVGYKGSYPRWKFVNNNILKHRDASLVLWGVQEKDAGTYTCIWSTSHHGKCHVLTWLKIERNLPMIHHALPPIPH; encoded by the exons ATGGCAGGAGATGAGAACAAGACCGACCCCGTCACCCTGTGTGGAGACTCCGGAGCTGGTAACCAACCCTGTGGATCCTTCAAGTGTCT GAACATGGGACTGCAGAGATGGATAGGATTCATGGTCCTTGTGGAGATGGTGTGGCAAGTCTCCGCAACTGGAACAGGTCCGATCtccagagaatggggagaggaagCAAACTTGGCCGGGCGGAACGCACGGTCGTATTGGCATGTCAACAATGAACAGCTTCCAAGATGCACGGACAAGCCAGACTCTGCTGGTGATCACCCTTTAATCATTAGTCTGCAGGTTGCCGTTGTGTCTCCGAGTGGTTCTATTACGCTGCCCTGTAAACTATCCAAGAATTACAGTAAACCTACCCTCGTCACATGGAAAAAAGACGGTGTTGCCATTGCAACATATCACAGTTGGTTTTCAGTGGGGTATAAGGGATCGTATCCCCGCTGGAAGTTCGTGAATAACAATATATTGAAACATCGGGACGCCTCGTTGGTCCTGTGGGGGGTACAAGAGAAAGATGCCGGGACatatacctgcatttggtccacttCTCATCATGGGAAATGTCATGTATTGACATGGCTGAAAATAGAGAGAAACCTCCCAATGATTCACCACGCACTCcccccaatcccacactga
- the LOC129708997 gene encoding acidic mammalian chitinase-like: MAKLLLGTAVVLLACLQLGSAYRLVCYFTNWAQYRPGEGKYMPQSVDPCLCTHIIYAFAGMKSNQIATYEWNDPKLYQEINSLKNKYSR, encoded by the exons ATGGCAAAGCTACTTCTTGGAACAG CGGTGGTCTTACTGGCCTGCCTGCAACTGG GCTCTGCCTACAGGCTGGTATGTTACTTCACCAACTGGGCACAGTACAGACCAGGAGAGGGTAAATACATGCCCCAGAGCGTGGACCCTTGCCTCTGCACGCACATCATCTACGCCTTCGCTGGAATGAAGAGCAATCAGATCGCCACCTACGAATGGAACGACCCAAAACTCTACCAGGAAATCAACAGCCTGAAGAACAAGTACAGTCGCTGA